One segment of Proteus appendicitidis DNA contains the following:
- a CDS encoding fimbrial protein, whose amino-acid sequence MLIFRGVILFLCMSFLAPSVWAVSGFLRLTVSGSVESRPCKVNDGKPIEVNFNDVMTTRIENENYKQKMDYTLDCKTTGDPSMSLKFTGDGAGFDTRYLKTSVTDLGVLFKTADTNVYMTEPFKFNYQTRPELYAVLVKKSGATLPTGSFTATATMQVYYN is encoded by the coding sequence ATGCTTATATTCCGAGGTGTAATACTTTTTCTTTGTATGAGTTTTCTCGCTCCTTCTGTATGGGCTGTTTCTGGTTTTTTAAGATTGACAGTGAGCGGGAGTGTGGAGTCACGTCCTTGTAAGGTTAACGATGGTAAACCTATCGAAGTGAATTTTAATGATGTGATGACCACAAGAATAGAAAACGAAAATTATAAACAAAAAATGGATTACACCTTGGATTGTAAAACAACGGGTGATCCAAGTATGTCATTGAAATTTACGGGCGACGGTGCTGGATTTGATACGCGTTATTTAAAAACAAGCGTGACAGATTTAGGCGTGTTATTTAAAACCGCTGATACCAATGTTTATATGACAGAACCGTTTAAGTTTAACTATCAAACTCGACCAGAGCTTTATGCGGTACTGGTGAAAAAAAGTGGCGCCACACTACCAACCGGCTCCTTTACTGCAACTGCAACTATGCAGGTTTATTACAACTAA